The genomic window TGCTTTCAAGGGAGTGAAGCGACTGCCTTTGTCCGCGTCACTTCACCTGCTTGTAAGTGATGACCAACGCGCCGGGTCGTTCGCGGATCGTGACGAGCAGGCCGCGCTTCATGAGTTCCTCGCCGGTCAAGGTTTGCACCTCATCTGGGCGGTCGAGATCGGTCACAGTGTAGCGGGCGGCAGAATCCAGTCCACAAAGCTTGAAACGTCCCGCCTCGAAATTGGAATCCGGGCGGCGGAACGCCTGCACCACGCCTTCGCCAACTTCCGGACGATCATATTGCCAGGCCAGCCAAACGTCATTCGCCAGATTGTAGGGGGTCAGCGGATAGAAGTCGCCCAAATAGTTCGGACCGATCTGTTTGAGTTGCGCAAACAGGCGGCGCGCGAGCTTGTAATTCAGATCCTTCTTCCGCATGTCGTAGCAAAGGGTCAAACTCGGCGACATGTTGGCGCGGAAGCCGTACGCATCAACGTCGGCTTGGCCGTTTTGTCCAATCGCTGAATGCCCGACCACATAGCCGGCACCGTGATACGGGATCCACGAGGCGAAGGCGAAGTGATGGTTCTGCTGGCTCGTCGGCTCAAAGAGAAAATCGCTCCGAATCAACGGCACGGCCCGCCGCAGGGTTTCAAGATCATCGCGCCGGCCGCCCGAGGCGCAGGAGTCAATGCGCAAATTGGGATGGCGCTGGCGGAGTCCGTCCCAGTAGGCGAGATAGCCCTGGACGTAGAGGTTCTCGGTCATGCCCTGGCGATCGGCGGAATCGGCCCCCAGCCAGAACGGGAGCGGATCCATGTTGAAGTCCTGCCGGTAGAAATCAATGCCCTGTTCCCGCAAGGTCCGGTCCACATGATTGATGAGCCAACTCAACGCCTCGGGATTGCCGAGGTTCAACAGACTGCCCGGACCACTGCCAAAGGCGCCACCTTGCGGCGCGGCGGGCGTCTTCGCCTTTTTCGAGAGCAACCATTCGGGATGATTCTTGCCGATCCAAGAGTTGGCATCACCCACCCGTTCGGGTTCGAACCAGACGATGGTTTTGATGCCTTTGGCGCGGGCGTGGTCGCTGACCGCGCGGAGTCCTTTGGGGAAACGCGCCGCATCCGGTTCCCAAGTGCCGGTGTTCACCCACTCGCCGCCACAGGGATACCAGCCGGCATCCATCCACCAGTAGTCCAGTTTCATTCCTTCTTCGAGATACCGGTCCACGAACAACTTCTGGTTCTCCTCATTGGCCTGCGTCATCTCCTTGAACTGATGGGAACTGCACGCGACGATCTGCGTGGGTGGCAGTTTTCCGTCAGCCGTTCGCGGGAGATTGTGCGCGAACATCCAGCGTCGCCAGAGGTTTTGGGCCGTCACCGTGTCCGTTCCCTGCCAGAAGAGCATTGCGATCAAGGGCGAACGGATCTCCTCGCCGGGTTTCAGGGACAGATGGGTGAGTTCCTGGCCGGCCGTAATGTGCAGACCACGCTCCGCGTCACGCACGAACGAACCAGCCCACTGACCCGGCCACCCGATAGCGAGAAATACTCCGCCGCCTGGCATTTGCAGATTGTAGTAGGGAAAGGCGGCGTTGGTTGGTCGTCCGCCGAAGGGAGCAAACCGTTTGGTGGTCTTGGCTTCCAGAGTTTGGTGAAAAGGCTCGAAACTGTCGGTCGCGCACCAGTCGCCTTTGGTGCCATGAAGAACGAACTCACCACCCGGACTTCGCTGGAAGCTGAGATCCAATCCATGCACATCTTGTATGATCGGTGTGTTCTGCTTGCCCGTGTTCTTGAAGTACACCGTCCACTCGATCGCCTGGAAATCCTGATACTCAATACCAACGCAGCGCACCTGCAGCCCCGTTGCCGGGTCGGTCCAAACGATGCGTCGCTCCGTGCGTTGGTCGTCGAGCTTGCGCGAAGAACGCTCCTGTTTCCACTGCCGCAGCAGCTCATCTGAGGATTTGCCGGCGTAAGTGAAAGAGAAGAACGGTTCATCAAAATACTGGCCGCGTTTGAAATCAACCCTGAGCATCTGATCACCGGCGAACCCGACGATGCTCAAGCAGAAAATCAGACAAAACGTTGCGACGAAGAGCGGGAGCTTTTTTAGGCAGTTCATAGGCATTGGCGGTGCGCGTTGTCGTTATTATTCAGCGACCGTAAGGAAAAGGCACGGCTGAAAATGTCACACCCGGACACTGGCCTGCGGGACTTCCGGGATTCAATATTGTGAGGATTAAAACCTAAGGCACTTTAGCACACCATCGGTTTCCGGCTGAATTCCTCCTGTTTTTCCGATCACGATCGGAGCGATGGTTCACAGCCGACAATCCTGTTGTCCCGAACGGAGGTGAATGGTTTTCATCTCAAGGTCATGCACAGCCCGGATGTAGCGCACCGTGCGGCTGCGAGCGCGCATCAGAAGCGAGTGCGTGACCGCCGTTTTGCCGAGCAATTTGACGCCAGGAAGCAGCGGACTATCCGAGATGCCGGTGGCACAAAAAATGGCACTTTCACCAGGCACGATTTCTTCCGCCCGGTAAACGCGCAACAACTCGGCGTCGGACAGGTTGCCGCGCAATTCCTTTCGCTCGGCGTCAGTGCGAAACCACATCCGCATCTGGATGTCGCCCCCCAAAGCGCGTAAAGCTGTGGCGGCCAGAATCCCTTCTGGAGTCCCGCCGATTCCGACGTAAAGGTCAACGCCTGATTCAGGCAATGCCGGAGCGACGGCCGCAGCAATGTCGCCGTCAGATATCATGCGGAGTGTGGCCCCAGCCTCGCGGAT from Verrucomicrobiota bacterium includes these protein-coding regions:
- a CDS encoding alpha-galactosidase → MNCLKKLPLFVATFCLIFCLSIVGFAGDQMLRVDFKRGQYFDEPFFSFTYAGKSSDELLRQWKQERSSRKLDDQRTERRIVWTDPATGLQVRCVGIEYQDFQAIEWTVYFKNTGKQNTPIIQDVHGLDLSFQRSPGGEFVLHGTKGDWCATDSFEPFHQTLEAKTTKRFAPFGGRPTNAAFPYYNLQMPGGGVFLAIGWPGQWAGSFVRDAERGLHITAGQELTHLSLKPGEEIRSPLIAMLFWQGTDTVTAQNLWRRWMFAHNLPRTADGKLPPTQIVACSSHQFKEMTQANEENQKLFVDRYLEEGMKLDYWWMDAGWYPCGGEWVNTGTWEPDAARFPKGLRAVSDHARAKGIKTIVWFEPERVGDANSWIGKNHPEWLLSKKAKTPAAPQGGAFGSGPGSLLNLGNPEALSWLINHVDRTLREQGIDFYRQDFNMDPLPFWLGADSADRQGMTENLYVQGYLAYWDGLRQRHPNLRIDSCASGGRRDDLETLRRAVPLIRSDFLFEPTSQQNHHFAFASWIPYHGAGYVVGHSAIGQNGQADVDAYGFRANMSPSLTLCYDMRKKDLNYKLARRLFAQLKQIGPNYLGDFYPLTPYNLANDVWLAWQYDRPEVGEGVVQAFRRPDSNFEAGRFKLCGLDSAARYTVTDLDRPDEVQTLTGEELMKRGLLVTIRERPGALVITYKQVK